The following are encoded together in the Pleurocapsa sp. FMAR1 genome:
- a CDS encoding response regulator, which translates to MSKIKVLLVEDSPVAINIYEKMLSSSSYIEVIGKAGNGKEGLNLVSQLNPDVICTDLQMPQMDGLEFTRQIMAHYPTPILVLSNSVQKFDIDNIYEVMKAGALDVIAKSQTASGDNSESMQNELIVKIRVLATKKVSAIPLA; encoded by the coding sequence ATGTCTAAAATCAAAGTTTTATTGGTCGAAGATTCCCCCGTGGCAATTAATATCTACGAAAAAATGTTAAGTTCTTCTTCTTATATCGAGGTAATTGGTAAAGCTGGCAACGGGAAAGAAGGACTAAATTTAGTTTCTCAACTTAATCCTGACGTAATCTGTACTGATTTACAAATGCCTCAGATGGATGGTTTGGAATTTACTAGACAGATAATGGCACATTATCCCACCCCAATTTTGGTTTTGAGTAACAGTGTGCAAAAGTTTGATATTGACAATATCTATGAAGTGATGAAAGCTGGGGCGCTTGATGTAATAGCAAAATCCCAAACTGCGTCTGGAGATAATTCTGAATCAATGCAAAACGAACTAATTGTCAAAATTAGAGTCTTAGCAACGAAAAAAGTTAGCGCAATTCCTTTAGCTTAG
- a CDS encoding response regulator, whose translation MAKIEVLLVEDSAVAINIYEKMLISSPHIEVIGKAENGKQGLELVSHLKPDVICTDLQMPQMDGLEFTRQIMAHCPTPILVLSNSVQKYDIDNIYEVMKAGAVDVMAKPQTALEGSTESMQNELVIKVRVLATKKVKAIPLN comes from the coding sequence ATGGCAAAAATCGAAGTTTTATTAGTCGAAGATTCCGCTGTGGCAATTAACATCTACGAAAAAATGTTAATTTCTTCTCCCCATATCGAAGTAATTGGTAAGGCTGAAAATGGCAAACAGGGATTAGAATTAGTTTCTCATCTCAAACCTGATGTAATCTGTACCGATTTACAAATGCCTCAGATGGACGGCTTGGAATTTACTAGACAGATAATGGCACATTGTCCTACCCCAATTTTGGTTTTAAGTAACAGCGTCCAAAAGTATGATATTGACAATATCTATGAAGTGATGAAGGCTGGGGCAGTAGATGTGATGGCAAAACCTCAAACAGCTTTGGAAGGAAGTACCGAGTCAATGCAGAATGAGCTAGTGATAAAAGTTAGAGTTCTAGCAACAAAAAAAGTCAAAGCAATACCATTAAATTAA
- a CDS encoding polyribonucleotide nucleotidyltransferase produces the protein MQEFDKSISFDGRDIRLKVGLLAPQAGGSVLVQSGDTTVLVAATRAKGREGIDFLPLMVDYEERQYAAGRIPGGFFRREGRPGERAVLTSRLIDRPMRPLFPGWLRDDIQIVATTLSMDEDVPPDILAVTGASVAVLLAEIPFYGPMAAVRVGLVGDDFILNPTYKEIKKGDLDIVVAGSPDGIVMVEAGANQLPEQDVIEAIDFAYEAIQELIQAQRDLIKELGIEIATAQPPEEDQNLINFISDRATKDIKQILSQYDFDKKARDQALDEIKQTKIADAIAELPEKEPIAIAASEDSKAIDKAFKKLTKKLMRGQILEEGIRVDGRKLDQVRPITSRAGVLPNRVHGSGLFRRGLTQVLSIATLGTSGDAQDTRDDLNPQDEKRYLHHYNFPAYSVGETRPMRTPGRREVGHGALAERALIPVLPTVEEFPYVLRVVSEVLSSNGSTSMGSVCGSTLCLMDAGVPLAKPVSGAAMGLIKEGDEVRILTDIQGIEDFLGDMDFKVAGTDVGITALQMDMKITGLPLEVIADAIRKAQPARIHILEEMLKAIAEPRKELSPYAPRLLTMKIDPDLIGMVIGPSGKTIKAITEQTGAKIDIEDDGKVIIAAVEGEKAEMARKMVFNITRKLNEGDVYVGKVTRIIDIGAFVEILPGKEGMIHISQLAEGRVGKVDDEVAVGDEIVVKIRGFDQKNRLNLTRLGIHPDEAAQARAEAE, from the coding sequence ATGCAGGAATTTGACAAGTCGATATCCTTTGATGGTCGTGATATCCGACTCAAAGTAGGCTTGCTCGCACCACAAGCTGGCGGATCAGTGTTAGTGCAGTCAGGAGATACAACAGTTTTGGTTGCTGCTACCAGAGCAAAAGGTAGAGAGGGAATTGATTTTTTACCTTTGATGGTAGATTACGAAGAGCGACAGTATGCAGCAGGTCGTATTCCTGGAGGTTTTTTTAGAAGAGAGGGTAGACCAGGAGAGAGGGCTGTTTTAACCAGCAGGTTAATCGATCGCCCGATGCGTCCTTTATTTCCTGGTTGGCTGAGAGATGATATTCAAATTGTTGCCACTACTTTATCAATGGACGAAGATGTTCCCCCAGATATTTTGGCAGTAACGGGGGCTTCTGTAGCTGTTTTGTTGGCAGAAATTCCTTTTTATGGCCCGATGGCAGCAGTGAGAGTAGGTTTAGTGGGAGATGATTTTATTCTTAACCCTACTTATAAAGAGATCAAAAAAGGCGATTTAGATATTGTCGTGGCAGGAAGCCCTGACGGGATTGTAATGGTAGAAGCAGGAGCAAATCAACTACCAGAACAAGATGTGATTGAGGCAATTGATTTTGCCTATGAAGCAATTCAAGAATTGATTCAGGCACAACGAGATCTAATTAAAGAATTGGGTATTGAAATTGCTACCGCCCAGCCTCCTGAAGAAGATCAAAACCTAATTAACTTTATTAGCGATCGCGCTACTAAAGATATTAAACAAATTCTCTCTCAGTATGACTTTGATAAAAAAGCTCGTGATCAGGCTTTAGACGAAATCAAACAAACTAAGATTGCGGATGCGATCGCCGAACTACCAGAAAAAGAGCCGATTGCTATTGCAGCTAGTGAAGATTCTAAAGCGATCGATAAGGCATTCAAAAAGCTAACCAAAAAGCTGATGCGGGGTCAGATACTCGAAGAAGGCATTAGGGTTGATGGACGTAAGCTAGATCAGGTTAGACCGATTACCTCTAGGGCTGGAGTACTACCCAATCGGGTTCATGGTAGTGGCTTGTTTAGAAGAGGTTTAACTCAGGTACTTTCTATTGCTACTCTAGGTACTTCAGGAGACGCTCAGGATACTAGAGACGATCTAAATCCGCAAGACGAGAAGCGTTATCTCCATCATTACAATTTTCCTGCCTATTCTGTGGGGGAAACCCGTCCCATGCGAACGCCTGGACGCAGAGAAGTCGGACACGGTGCGCTAGCCGAAAGAGCTTTGATTCCTGTACTGCCTACTGTAGAAGAATTTCCTTACGTGCTGCGGGTAGTCTCAGAAGTACTTTCTTCTAATGGTTCAACCTCTATGGGTTCAGTCTGTGGTTCAACGCTTTGTTTAATGGATGCGGGAGTTCCTTTAGCCAAGCCTGTCAGTGGTGCAGCGATGGGGCTAATCAAAGAAGGAGATGAGGTCAGAATATTAACAGATATTCAGGGAATTGAAGACTTCTTAGGCGATATGGACTTCAAGGTTGCGGGGACGGATGTAGGTATCACTGCCTTGCAGATGGACATGAAAATTACTGGTCTACCTTTGGAGGTAATAGCAGATGCCATTAGAAAAGCTCAACCAGCACGCATACATATCCTCGAAGAAATGCTTAAGGCGATCGCCGAACCCCGTAAGGAACTATCTCCTTATGCACCAAGACTCTTAACTATGAAGATCGATCCTGACCTAATTGGCATGGTAATTGGACCTTCAGGTAAGACTATTAAGGCTATTACCGAGCAGACAGGAGCGAAAATTGACATTGAAGACGATGGCAAAGTCATTATCGCTGCGGTTGAAGGCGAAAAAGCTGAGATGGCGCGGAAGATGGTTTTCAATATTACCCGTAAACTGAATGAAGGAGATGTTTACGTTGGCAAAGTTACCAGAATCATCGATATTGGTGCTTTTGTCGAAATTTTGCCAGGAAAAGAAGGCATGATCCATATTTCCCAGTTAGCCGAAGGCAGAGTAGGTAAAGTAGATGATGAAGTAGCCGTAGGCGACGAAATTGTGGTTAAAATCCGTGGCTTTGACCAGAAAAATCGCCTTAATTTAACTAGACTCGGTATTCACCCCGACGAAGCAGCCCAAGCTAGAGCAGAGGCAGAGTAG
- a CDS encoding ATP-binding protein, whose protein sequence is MKANPEVKQYHLQVKTELEALKDVLQWFENLVFPLVPQKMGWQCEVALVEAFTNAVRHAHQNLPKATPIDLEVKLLPNALEMRIWDRGQPFDLQAKLRKGEREASSMEKEGGRGLQFIKKLTDELQYLNLPNHRNCLVMRKKYL, encoded by the coding sequence ATGAAAGCGAACCCAGAAGTAAAACAATATCACTTACAGGTCAAAACTGAGTTAGAAGCATTAAAAGACGTATTACAGTGGTTTGAAAATTTAGTTTTTCCCTTAGTACCGCAAAAAATGGGATGGCAATGTGAAGTTGCACTAGTAGAAGCTTTTACTAATGCAGTGCGTCATGCTCATCAGAATTTGCCCAAAGCAACTCCCATTGATTTAGAAGTTAAATTACTTCCTAATGCTTTAGAAATGCGAATTTGGGATCGAGGACAGCCGTTCGATCTCCAAGCAAAGCTGCGTAAAGGTGAGCGAGAAGCTAGCTCTATGGAAAAAGAAGGCGGTAGAGGTCTACAGTTTATCAAGAAGTTGACCGACGAACTGCAATACCTCAACCTGCCAAACCATCGCAACTGCCTAGTAATGCGTAAAAAGTATCTTTAG
- the yqeK gene encoding bis(5'-nucleosyl)-tetraphosphatase (symmetrical) YqeK, producing MRDYEVSQRHRVISWLKKNVSEDRLQHILGVEQTCISLARCHQVDEQQAAQAGLMHDLAKFFSPRKLLKLATEAKIPVDEICFSNPHLLHAEVGAVIAQREFEVKDLQVLNAIGNHTLGTPQMSRLSCVVYIADALEPGRGDNPELAAMRNVAKENLYKCVQQTSDYSLKYLVSKQKVIHPRTVLTRNWAWAKARESPPSP from the coding sequence ATGCGCGATTACGAAGTTAGCCAAAGGCATCGCGTCATATCTTGGCTAAAAAAAAATGTATCTGAAGATCGTTTGCAACATATTTTAGGGGTAGAACAAACCTGCATTTCTCTGGCGCGCTGCCACCAAGTAGATGAGCAGCAGGCAGCGCAGGCTGGTTTAATGCACGATTTAGCGAAGTTTTTTTCGCCCCGCAAACTTCTTAAACTGGCGACAGAAGCCAAGATTCCAGTTGATGAAATATGTTTTAGTAATCCTCATTTACTGCACGCAGAGGTAGGTGCGGTAATTGCTCAACGAGAATTTGAAGTTAAAGATTTACAAGTTTTGAATGCTATTGGTAACCATACTTTAGGTACGCCACAGATGAGCAGATTAAGCTGCGTTGTCTATATTGCTGATGCTTTAGAACCAGGTAGGGGAGATAACCCAGAATTAGCAGCAATGCGTAACGTGGCTAAGGAAAATCTTTACAAATGTGTACAGCAAACTAGTGATTATTCCCTAAAATATTTAGTAAGCAAGCAAAAAGTCATTCATCCCCGCACTGTCTTAACTAGAAATTGGGCTTGGGCTAAAGCTAGAGAAAGTCCCCCCTCTCCCTAA
- the rsfS gene encoding ribosome silencing factor, with product MSKLSSEQAISTQENFSISSDVDSKELAWQIAVAAEDKKAQDIVLLKVDEVSYLADYFVIVTGFSQTQLKAIAESIEDRLEEQFSRQPIRVSGKREGNWIVQDYGDVIAHVFLPEDREYYNLEAFWGHAERIEFSQPS from the coding sequence ATGAGTAAATTATCATCAGAACAAGCAATTAGCACTCAAGAAAATTTTTCCATTTCCTCAGATGTTGACAGCAAAGAGTTGGCTTGGCAAATAGCCGTGGCTGCTGAGGACAAGAAAGCTCAAGATATCGTCCTCTTAAAAGTTGACGAAGTTTCATATTTAGCTGATTATTTTGTGATCGTTACAGGATTTTCCCAAACCCAGCTAAAAGCGATCGCCGAATCTATCGAAGATCGCTTAGAAGAGCAGTTTAGTCGGCAACCTATAAGAGTCTCAGGCAAGAGAGAAGGCAACTGGATAGTACAAGACTATGGAGATGTAATTGCCCACGTCTTTCTTCCCGAAGACAGAGAATACTATAATTTAGAAGCCTTCTGGGGACACGCCGAACGTATAGAATTTTCTCAGCCTAGTTAA
- a CDS encoding CGLD27 family protein: MNKSTVNFCPVPIEQQPIHEYEQLKASWLFDWGVLAIGLYSKKIAWVSFWSGIFATTLAMSIFSPQEDLLQFILSSTVGICLLTGLFLSRIYLGWHYVKNRLQSDRIFYEESGWYDGQTWLKPSSMLDRDRLIVSYQIEPILGRLHNTYGLLAAITILSALVWLTCV; this comes from the coding sequence ATGAATAAATCCACAGTTAACTTCTGCCCAGTTCCAATTGAACAACAGCCAATTCATGAATACGAGCAGTTAAAAGCGTCCTGGTTGTTTGACTGGGGAGTTTTAGCAATAGGTCTGTATAGTAAAAAAATAGCTTGGGTGAGTTTTTGGAGTGGTATTTTCGCTACAACTTTAGCTATGTCCATCTTCTCTCCTCAAGAAGACCTACTTCAGTTTATTTTGTCTAGCACAGTTGGAATTTGTTTATTGACTGGGTTATTTTTGTCGAGAATTTACTTAGGTTGGCATTACGTTAAAAATCGTCTCCAGAGCGATCGCATTTTTTATGAAGAATCAGGGTGGTATGATGGGCAAACCTGGCTCAAACCTAGCAGTATGTTAGATCGCGATCGCTTAATTGTTAGTTATCAAATCGAGCCTATTTTAGGTCGCCTACATAATACTTACGGTTTGCTAGCAGCAATTACTATCCTAAGTGCCTTAGTTTGGCTAACTTGTGTCTAA
- a CDS encoding asparaginase codes for MNRGKRTHTPSLEVHLLREGILESSHHVEATVCDSKGRVLLLAGDSQTSTFIRSALKPFQALAVTSTGTLQKYGLSDRDLAIMCSSHQGKIEQARQAFNILWQADVDPSALKCPIPPGGNNRLEYNCSGKHAGVLAVCQNLNLPLHSYLKRSHPVQKIILDKISELLEMPGDEFISAQDDCGMMTYSMQLQQIAHLYALLANGSSIDLERIARAMTYYPRMIAGEGAFDTELMCLSEGELVSKSGAEGIQCVGRVGQGMGLAIKVKDGAKRAKYAIAIHLLRQMGWISPAIAENLSDTFMQLTPSKRLEAVGEMAIL; via the coding sequence ATGAATAGGGGAAAAAGAACTCATACACCGTCTTTAGAAGTCCATTTACTACGCGAAGGCATTTTAGAATCATCCCATCATGTAGAAGCGACTGTTTGCGACAGTAAAGGACGTGTTTTATTGCTGGCGGGAGACTCCCAAACATCAACTTTCATTCGCTCTGCTTTAAAGCCTTTTCAAGCTTTAGCAGTTACCAGCACGGGAACTTTGCAAAAATATGGTTTGAGCGATCGCGATTTGGCGATTATGTGTAGCTCTCATCAAGGAAAAATTGAACAAGCAAGACAAGCATTTAATATTCTTTGGCAAGCAGATGTCGATCCTTCGGCGTTAAAATGCCCTATTCCTCCTGGAGGAAATAATCGTTTAGAGTACAATTGTTCTGGAAAGCACGCAGGAGTTTTAGCCGTCTGCCAAAATCTTAATCTACCTCTCCATAGTTATCTAAAGCGATCGCATCCAGTACAAAAAATTATCCTTGATAAAATCTCAGAATTGCTAGAAATGCCTGGAGATGAATTTATCAGCGCGCAGGATGATTGTGGAATGATGACTTACTCGATGCAATTGCAGCAAATAGCTCATTTATATGCGCTTTTAGCAAATGGTAGCAGTATCGATTTAGAGCGTATTGCCCGCGCTATGACTTATTATCCCCGCATGATTGCTGGAGAGGGGGCATTTGATACTGAGTTAATGTGCTTGAGCGAAGGGGAATTAGTTAGCAAGTCGGGTGCAGAAGGTATTCAGTGCGTTGGTCGAGTTGGTCAAGGAATGGGGCTGGCTATTAAAGTAAAAGATGGCGCAAAACGAGCTAAATATGCGATCGCGATTCATCTGTTAAGGCAAATGGGTTGGATTAGTCCCGCTATTGCTGAAAATTTGTCTGATACTTTTATGCAGCTAACTCCTTCTAAACGCTTAGAAGCGGTTGGTGAGATGGCGATTTTATAG
- a CDS encoding DNA/RNA non-specific endonuclease — protein MAAKLMRTIANFCRAAVVVLFLFLAGCSSRASQNIHLKYGNPSQANGSFNNYLLEKPGYALAYSCQAGIANWVSWQLDQSWLGTVDRSDNFRPDVDLPSDCYVVRPNDYRGSGYDRGHLIPSGDRTGNLKDNSDTFLMTNMIPQSPANNREVWRELEKYCRDLVFQGNELYIVAGGNGIAKKIAQSKVNVPEFTWKVVLVLEQPNAEITANNSYTIAVWMPNSEQVRNTNWRDYVSSVDEIEKKTGYNFFAEISKPVQKRIEKSIYSL, from the coding sequence ATGGCAGCGAAACTGATGCGAACAATTGCTAATTTTTGTCGGGCTGCTGTTGTAGTTTTATTTCTGTTTTTGGCAGGGTGTTCTAGTCGAGCTTCTCAAAATATCCACTTAAAGTATGGCAATCCTAGTCAAGCCAACGGCAGTTTTAATAATTATTTGCTGGAAAAACCTGGATATGCTCTTGCCTATAGTTGCCAAGCAGGGATAGCGAATTGGGTTAGCTGGCAACTTGACCAAAGTTGGTTAGGTACAGTTGATCGTTCAGATAATTTTCGTCCCGATGTAGATTTACCATCTGATTGCTACGTAGTAAGACCAAATGATTATCGGGGTAGTGGTTACGATCGCGGACATCTTATTCCCAGTGGCGATCGCACTGGGAATCTAAAAGACAACAGTGATACGTTTTTGATGACTAATATGATTCCCCAATCCCCTGCCAACAATCGAGAAGTGTGGCGAGAATTAGAAAAATACTGTCGAGATTTGGTTTTTCAGGGCAATGAGCTTTATATTGTCGCGGGAGGCAATGGTATTGCCAAAAAGATTGCCCAGAGTAAAGTGAACGTTCCTGAGTTTACCTGGAAGGTTGTTTTAGTTTTAGAACAGCCTAACGCTGAAATTACAGCGAACAATTCCTACACTATTGCTGTGTGGATGCCCAATTCAGAACAGGTAAGAAATACCAACTGGAGAGATTATGTATCCTCTGTAGATGAAATAGAAAAGAAAACAGGTTATAACTTTTTTGCCGAGATATCCAAGCCAGTACAGAAAAGGATTGAAAAATCAATCTATAGTTTATAG
- a CDS encoding cytochrome b6-f complex subunit PetM: protein MSAESMLFNGAILCTILILVGLSLGFLILKIQGGETE from the coding sequence ATGAGCGCGGAAAGTATGTTGTTTAACGGAGCAATTTTATGTACTATTCTGATTTTAGTTGGACTTAGTTTGGGTTTTCTCATTCTCAAAATCCAAGGCGGAGAAACAGAATAA
- the pdxA gene encoding 4-hydroxythreonine-4-phosphate dehydrogenase PdxA produces MTIIPSLAITMGDPAGIGPEIILKALADKSLSARCQTMVVGNRQLLQFTYEHLLEQSQLTEQDLANPQSISVLDIPLDSAITLGQGDAVSGGFSFACLEKAIALTLENKFQGIVTAPIAKSLWKAAGHDYPGQTEVLAQKAGVDRFGMLFVGRSPHTGWILRSLLATTHIPLADVPTALTPQLMSRKLDLLIECLSEDFDIEQPQIAIAGLNPHSGEAGQLGTEEQDWLLDWLQKAQATHPQAKLVGLIPPDTMWVKPGQAWYGNHEQQPNTADAYLALYHDQGLIPVKLMAFDQAINTTIGLPFIRTSPDHGTAFDIAGQGVATANSMKAAIELAIQITKQRTFKK; encoded by the coding sequence ATGACTATAATTCCTTCTTTAGCTATAACCATGGGAGATCCTGCGGGGATTGGTCCTGAAATTATTCTTAAGGCTTTGGCAGACAAATCTTTGTCTGCAAGATGTCAGACTATGGTTGTTGGCAATCGTCAATTATTGCAGTTTACCTATGAACATTTATTAGAGCAAAGCCAGTTAACCGAGCAAGATTTAGCTAATCCTCAGTCTATTTCCGTGTTAGATATTCCTTTAGACAGTGCTATTACCTTAGGACAAGGTGATGCGGTCAGCGGTGGATTTAGCTTTGCCTGTTTAGAAAAAGCGATCGCCTTAACCCTAGAAAATAAATTTCAGGGCATCGTCACCGCCCCCATTGCCAAATCTCTTTGGAAAGCAGCGGGACATGATTATCCTGGTCAGACAGAAGTTTTGGCGCAAAAAGCAGGAGTAGATCGCTTTGGTATGCTGTTTGTGGGACGCTCTCCCCATACTGGTTGGATTTTACGCAGCTTGTTGGCAACTACCCACATTCCCTTAGCTGATGTACCCACAGCCTTAACACCGCAGCTTATGTCTCGTAAGCTAGATTTGCTAATTGAATGCTTATCCGAGGATTTTGATATTGAGCAACCGCAAATTGCGATCGCGGGTTTAAATCCTCATAGTGGTGAAGCAGGACAGTTGGGTACAGAAGAACAAGACTGGCTCTTAGACTGGCTGCAAAAAGCCCAAGCGACACACCCTCAAGCAAAATTAGTTGGGCTAATTCCCCCCGATACTATGTGGGTAAAACCAGGACAGGCTTGGTACGGCAATCATGAGCAGCAACCTAATACTGCCGACGCTTATCTAGCCTTGTATCATGACCAGGGTTTAATCCCTGTTAAGCTGATGGCATTCGATCAGGCAATTAATACCACTATTGGGCTGCCTTTTATTCGTACATCCCCCGATCACGGCACTGCCTTTGACATCGCAGGACAGGGTGTCGCTACTGCTAACAGCATGAAAGCAGCAATTGAACTGGCAATTCAAATTACCAAGCAACGAACATTTAAAAAGTAG
- a CDS encoding KH domain-containing protein codes for MPNKTELSDPQTVTSNDYEKLARFLVEPFLANPQTLCIHSEVNKSNGKIWLRIAFDKSDRGKVFGRGGRTIQAIRTTIQTSALAHGESVFLDIYSDEPPESDDFGGDGRGRSQGKTQRRKSPAKPAPKISNK; via the coding sequence ATGCCAAATAAGACCGAATTGTCTGATCCTCAGACAGTCACTAGTAACGATTATGAAAAACTAGCGCGCTTTCTGGTCGAACCGTTTTTAGCCAACCCCCAAACCCTGTGCATACACTCTGAAGTAAACAAGAGTAATGGCAAGATTTGGTTACGAATTGCATTTGATAAAAGCGATCGCGGTAAGGTTTTTGGTCGTGGTGGTCGCACTATTCAAGCTATAAGAACCACGATTCAAACTTCAGCCTTAGCCCATGGTGAATCAGTCTTTTTAGATATCTATAGTGATGAACCACCTGAATCTGATGATTTTGGCGGTGATGGTCGCGGTAGATCCCAGGGCAAAACTCAAAGAAGAAAAAGCCCCGCTAAACCTGCTCCTAAGATATCCAATAAGTAG
- the rpsP gene encoding 30S ribosomal protein S16: MIKLRLKRFGKKREVSYRIVAIESKTRRDGRPIEELGFYNPRTDETRLDVPAIVKRLEQGAQPSQTVRSILNKAQVFDQVHAK, encoded by the coding sequence ATGATTAAATTACGTTTGAAACGCTTCGGTAAAAAAAGAGAAGTTAGCTATCGTATAGTAGCTATAGAGAGCAAAACTCGCAGAGATGGTCGCCCCATCGAAGAACTTGGTTTTTATAACCCCCGTACAGACGAAACTAGACTTGATGTTCCTGCCATCGTCAAAAGGTTGGAACAGGGTGCGCAGCCTAGCCAAACTGTAAGAAGTATTCTGAACAAAGCCCAAGTATTCGATCAAGTTCATGCCAAATAA
- the ffh gene encoding signal recognition particle protein, producing the protein MFDALADKLDDAWKKLRGQNKISKANIQDTLKEVRRALLAADVNLQVVKAFIADVEEKALGEGVISGVNPGQQFIKIVYDELVKVMGESNVPLAQADRPPTVILMAGLQGTGKTTATAKLALYLRKQERSCLMVGTDIYRPAAIDQLLTLGNQIDVPVFEMGTDADPVEIARQGIVKAKELGVDTVIVDTAGRLQIDQDMMGELSRIKDAIKPDDTLLVVDAMTGQEAANLTHTFHDQIGITGAILTKLDGDSRGGAALSVRQVSGQPIKFVGVGEKVEALEPFYPDRLASRILNMGDILTLVEKAQEEIDLADVEKMQSKIMEAKFDFNDFVKQMRLLKNMGSLGGVLKLIPGMGKISGADLAKGETQLKITESMINSMTKDEKADPDLLSQSPSRRRRVAKGSGFEEKDVTKLVKDFSKMRSMMQNMGRGMPGMGMPGMGSMGMPGMGGMGMPGMEGGYPDQGRRKKKKKKKKGFGSL; encoded by the coding sequence ATGTTTGATGCTCTAGCGGATAAGTTGGACGATGCCTGGAAAAAGCTGCGTGGTCAGAATAAGATATCTAAAGCCAATATTCAAGACACCTTAAAGGAAGTACGTCGCGCTCTTTTGGCTGCCGATGTTAACCTCCAAGTCGTTAAAGCTTTTATTGCTGATGTAGAAGAAAAAGCATTAGGAGAAGGGGTAATTTCTGGGGTCAACCCTGGACAACAGTTTATCAAGATTGTTTACGATGAACTAGTCAAGGTGATGGGGGAAAGCAACGTTCCCCTTGCCCAAGCAGATCGACCCCCCACGGTAATTTTAATGGCTGGTTTACAGGGGACAGGTAAAACTACCGCTACTGCCAAATTAGCTCTATATTTGCGTAAACAAGAGCGTTCTTGCCTAATGGTAGGAACAGACATATATCGTCCTGCGGCGATCGATCAGTTACTTACTTTAGGTAATCAAATTGATGTTCCTGTGTTTGAAATGGGGACAGATGCAGACCCCGTAGAAATTGCTCGTCAAGGGATAGTCAAAGCCAAAGAGCTTGGAGTGGACACAGTAATTGTCGATACCGCAGGGCGACTACAAATAGACCAAGACATGATGGGGGAACTATCCCGCATCAAAGATGCCATCAAGCCTGATGATACGCTCTTGGTGGTAGATGCTATGACAGGGCAGGAAGCAGCTAACCTAACCCATACATTTCACGATCAAATTGGCATTACAGGCGCAATCTTAACCAAGCTAGACGGTGATAGTCGTGGTGGTGCAGCCCTATCTGTCAGACAGGTATCAGGACAGCCAATTAAGTTTGTCGGCGTGGGCGAAAAAGTAGAGGCTTTAGAACCTTTTTATCCAGATCGTTTAGCTTCCCGTATTTTGAATATGGGAGATATCTTAACTCTGGTAGAAAAAGCTCAAGAAGAAATTGATTTAGCTGATGTCGAAAAGATGCAGTCTAAAATCATGGAGGCAAAGTTTGACTTTAACGACTTTGTTAAACAAATGCGTCTGCTCAAAAACATGGGTTCATTAGGTGGAGTCCTCAAGCTAATTCCTGGCATGGGAAAAATTAGCGGTGCTGACCTAGCTAAAGGAGAAACTCAGCTAAAGATTACTGAGTCGATGATCAACTCCATGACCAAAGACGAAAAAGCCGATCCTGATTTATTATCCCAATCTCCTAGCCGTCGCCGTCGAGTAGCTAAAGGCTCTGGCTTTGAAGAAAAAGACGTGACAAAATTGGTCAAAGACTTTAGCAAAATGCGTTCGATGATGCAGAATATGGGTCGCGGAATGCCTGGCATGGGAATGCCTGGTATGGGCAGCATGGGAATGCCTGGCATGGGTGGCATGGGAATGCCTGGTATGGAAGGCGGTTATCCAGATCAAGGTAGAAGGAAAAAGAAAAAGAAGAAGAAAAAAGGCTTTGGCTCATTGTAA